A genomic window from Vitis riparia cultivar Riparia Gloire de Montpellier isolate 1030 chromosome 18, EGFV_Vit.rip_1.0, whole genome shotgun sequence includes:
- the LOC117905736 gene encoding protein SRC2-like — MEWRMFEITLISARNLDVRETQKTKVYAKISIAGHPNTEKRTPVDKKGGANPAWNFTTTCMIGKQAVEHDVVKLEIKLYRSRALGDKYIGKVCVSFKELFNLERTLWGRLRTLFSCPKGAGVGKTVKYSVKKNGGSDSSGVLKFSYRFGKLEIVNQPSRQGITSTRVAELVVLLIRVVIAAALSIDIPFSWVGV; from the coding sequence ATGGAATGGAGGATGTTCGAGATCACCCTCATTTCAGCTCGAAATCTTGATGTACGGGAAACACAAAAAACGAAGGTTTACGCAAAGATTTCAATTGCAGGCCATCCCAACACGGAGAAAAGAACCCCAGTGGACAAGAAAGGGGGGGCCAACCCAGCATGGAACTTCACCACTACATGCATGATAGGGAAGCAGGCTGTTGAACATGATGTTGTTAAGCTTGAGATCAAATTATACCGCAGCCGGGCCCTTGGAGACAAATATATTGGGAAGGTATGTGTATCGTTCAAGGAACTCTTTAATCTGGAAAGGACACTTTGGGGTCGTCTGAGAACACTTTTTAGTTGTCCAAAGGGAGCTGGAGTTGGCAAGACAGTGAAATACTcagtgaaaaaaaatggtggttcTGATTCATCAGGAGTGCTGAAATTTTCTTACAGATTTGGGAAACTAGAGATTGTTAATCAACCATCCCGGCAGGGAATTACTTCGACGAGGGTAGCCGAGTTGGTGGTGCTGCTTATAAGAGTTGTGATTGCAGCAGCTCTGTCGATTGATATTCCATTTTCTTGGGTAGGTGTTTAA